The following DNA comes from Occultella kanbiaonis.
GCGGGTCTCGTACGAGCGCTGGACGAGCCGGCCCTGAGCGATCACGCGCATCCCCTTGGTGAGGGACTCCGCGATGTTCTCCGCGGCCTCACGCCAGATGGAGCAGCGCATGAACAGGGTGTCGCCGTCCTTCCACTCGTTCGACTGGCGGTCGAACTGGCGGGGGGTCGAGGCGATCGTGAAGTTCGCCACGGCCGCACCGGACGGCGTGAACCGCAGCTCGGGGTCGGCCGTGAGGTTTCCGATCACTGTGATGACGGTGTCGCCTGCCATGAACGCTCCTTCTTCGGTTGGCGGTCAGTCGCGCTCAGTGCGCGTCGGGACGGATGAGCTTGGTGCGAAGCACGGACTCGTTGAGCCCGAGCTGACGATCGAGCTCCTGAGCGAGCTCGGAGGTCGCGGTCAGATTCACCACGGCGTAGATGCCCTCGGACCGCTTCGCGATCTCGAAAGCCAGGCGGCGCTTGCCCCAGATGTCGATCTTGTCGACACTGCCACCACCAGTGGTGATGACGCCCAGGAACTTGTCCAGGGACGGAGCAACGGTGCGCTCGTCGATCTCGGGGTCGAGGATCACCATCAGTTCGTATTGACGCATGCTTGAACCCACCTCCTTCGGACTTTACGGTCACGGTCTCTCCGTGACAGGAGGGTGCTGCGTGCTCCCCGGGTCCGCCCGGACACATGGATGACCACGGTTCCGGACGAGGGGGAATACCCGACCAGCCTACCGGACCGTCACGACCCCGACCGACGCGCGGTCGCAGGTGTGGACAACGTCACGGTGCCGGCGGGGCGGGATCAGGGGTCGGTGCGGCCGGGCGGCGTGAACAGGTCACCCCAGCCCGGCAGGCCGGTGCCGTTCGTCGGTTCGTCCGTCGGTTCGTCCGTCGGCTCCTCGGTCGGCTCCTCGGTGGGCTCCTCGGTGGTCGGCTCCTCCGTCGGCTCCTCCGTGGTCGGCTCCTCGGTCGGCTCCGGCGTGGTGGGCTCCTGCGTGGGCTCCTCCGTGGTCGGCTCCTCGGTCGGCTCCGGCGTGGTCGGCTCCTGGGTCGGCTGCCAGGTCGGCCGCTCCGGCTCGGTGCGTTCCGGGAACTCCTCGACCGGCAGGTCCGCGACCGCCGTGGTCATGTACTCGGTCCAGATGTCGGTGGGGAACGACCCGCCGGAGATCGGACTGACGCCGCCGAACCCGTCCACCATCGAGACCTCCTCGCCGTTCTCGCCGACCTGATACATGGCCACGGAGGTGGTGATCTGGGGGACGAAGCCTACGAACCAGGCCGACCTGTAGTCGTTCGAGCTGCCTGTCTTGCCGGCTGCGGGGCGACCGATCTCGCTGGCGGTCTCGCCGGTGCCGCTCTCCACGACCTGCTGCATGGCGTAGGTCGCGTCCGCGATCACGTCCGCCTCGAACTCCTGCTCGCCCTCCGAGCCCCCGGTGTAGAGGACCTGACCGTCACCGGTCGTGGCCGAGGCGACGATGAAACGGTCCCGGTGGACGCCGCCGGAGGCGATCGTGGAGTAGGCCTCGGCCATGTCCGCCGGGTGCGGGGCCGCCGGGCCGAGCACGTTGGCGGGCACCGGGTCGATCACGGTCTCCTCCGGGATCCCCAGCCGGTGCGCGACGTCGACCAGCCGCTCGGGGCCGACGTCCGAGTTCAGTTGCACGTACACGGTGTTGACCGAGTTCTCGGTCGCCTCGACCAGATCGATGTTGCCGCGGTTGATCCGGTCGAAGTTGCGGACCTCGTAGCCGTCGAAGTCCATCGGTGAGTAGCTCGCATACCGCTCCTCCAGTGAGACACCGCTCTCGAGGGCGGCGATCAGCCCGAACACCTTGAAGGTCGAGCCACCCTGGGCCACGTCCTGGGTCGCCGCGTTGCGCTGGATGGTCAGATAGTCCGCGCCGCCGTAGAGCGCGACGATCGCGCCCGTCTCGTTGTCGATCGAGGTCAGCGCCACCCGGACCCCCTCCGGGGTGTCCTCCGGCACGTTCTGCGAGGCCGTGATGGCCGCCTGCTGCAGCTCGGGATCGATCGTGGACACGATGTCCAGGCCGCCGCCGTCGATCTGGTCTGCGGTCAGGCCGGCCTCGAGCAGTTCGACCCGGATCATCTCGAGCAGGTATCCGGTGGGTCCGGCGTAGGTGTCGGTGCGGGTCGGCTCGATCGTGGCCGGGAACTCCTGGGCGTTGCGCTCGGCCTCGGTGATGAAGCCACCGTCGACCATGAAGTCGAGCGTCCGGTTCCAGCGCACCTCCGCCTGCTCCGGACTGATGGCCGGGTCCCAGTTGGACGGCGACGGGATGATCCCGGCGATCAGCGCGGACTCGGACAGGGTCAGTTCCGCGGCGGAGTGACCGAAGTACTCCTGCGCGGCCCGCTCGATGCCGTAGGCACCCCGGCCGAAGTAGATCGTGTTCATGTAGTTGCCGAGGATCTCGTCCTTGCTCTGCTCACGGTCGATCTTGATCGCGAGGATCGCCTCCCGGAACTTGTCCGCGTAGCTCGAGGTCTGACCGGTGTAGTACCGCTCGACATACTGCTGGGTGAGGGTCGAGCCGCCCTGGGTCGGGTTGCCGCGGAGGTTGTTCCACAGTGCCCGGGCGATCCCGATCGGGTCCACCCCGGCGTTGGAGTAGAAGCGACGGTCCTCGGAGGCGACGATGGCCTGGCCGACGTGGTCCGGCAGCGCCGAGGGATCGTCGATGATCTCCCGGTTCACCTCGGCGAAGGTGCCCATCGGCGTGGTCCCGTCCGCGAAGTAGACGGTGCTGCCCTCGGCCAGCGCGACATCCTCCGGCTCGGGCACGTCGGTCATCTGGTAGGCGTACACGAACAGACCGACGCCGAGCAGGAGGAACGTCACGAACGTGCCGAGCACGAACCGCCAGCTCGGCAGCCAGCGGTGGATGGGGCCCTTGTTCGGGCGCGGGTAGTTCCAGAACCGGCGGGGCTGCTGGTACGGGCGGCCCTTGTAGCCCTTCTTCGCCCTGGCCTTCCTACCGCTCTTCGCGGAACGGCCCGACGGCGCAGCGGCGCTCCTCGTGGTCGTGGTCCTTCTCGTGGGCTGCTCCGAGCGCGCCGTGGCGGTCTTCTTCCACTGTGCACCGGAGCCGGCCCCGGAGGCCGGCGGGATCACGGGCGGCCGCGTGCCGCTCGAAGGGGTCGCGGCGGGTTCGGCAGGGCTGGACCCCTGGCGGCCACGCACGCTCCGACGGGTCGGCGGCGTCGCCGGGTCGCGGGGGTCTGGAGCGCCGGGACGTCGTCCTTCTGCCACGTTCGAACCTCTCTGATGGGTCACGCCGGTACCCATCCGGCGGGCACAAGCGCCTCCCAGTATGCGTCCGAAGTCTGGGAGAACGCCGGATCCAGGCCGGTTTCACCGGCCCCACACAGGATCCGCCACTCGCCGGTGACCGCCGCCACAGCCGACGTCGAGGACCCGCCCGCGGCACCCGGCACCACGCTGGTCCTTGACGCCGAACGCGGGTTCGATGTATCAATTCGATACATCGGAGGTGCATATGGCGTCACGTGGTGAGGTGCTGGAGCTGGCCATTCTCGGCCAGCTGCGCGGTTCACCGCTGCACGGATACGAGTTGCGCAAGCGCCTCAACGCCACGCTCGGGATGTTCCGGGCGTTGTCCTACGGGTCCCTCTATCCGTGCCTGCGTGCGCTGCAGGGCGGGGGGTGGATCCAACCCGTCGACACGGCGGCACTACCGCACGCCCTGGCCGGCAAGCGGACCCGAATCGTCTACGAGCTGACCGACTCCGGGCGGGACCGGCTGGGCGACTCGCTCGCCCGGGCCGAGCCCGCGGCGTGGGACGACGAGACCTTCGATGTCCGGTTCAGCCTGTTCTCCGACACCGACGCCGAGACCCGGCTGCGCATCCTTGAGGGGCGCCGGATGCGCATGGTCGAGCGGCACGAGGTGATGCGCCAGCACGCCCAACGCAGCCGCGAGCGCCGGGACCGCTACACCCTGGCCCTGCAGCAGCACGGCCTCGACCAGATCGAGCGTGAGGTCCGCTGGCTCGAGGACCTCATCCACGCCGAACGGCACCCGGACACACCGACCGCACCCACGCCGTCGGACACCACCGGCCCACCGCCCACCCGGCCCGGACGGACCGGGGCCGAACCACTCACCACGACTTCAACCACCCACAGCAAGGAGCAAGGATGAGCACCATCCGCGTGGCCATCGCCGGCGTCGGGAACTGCGCCGCCTCCCTCGTCCAGGGCGTGCACTTCTACGCCGGTGCGGACCCGTCCGCCAGCGTGCCGGGCCTCATGCACGTCGAGTTCGGGCCGTACCACGTCCGTGACATCGAGTTCGTTGCCGCATTCGACGTCGACGCGAAGAAGGTCGGCTTCGACCTCTCCGAAGCGATCCTGGCGAGCGAGAACAACACCATCAAGATCTGTGACGTGCCGCCGCTGGACGTCCCGGTACAGCGCGGGCACACCCTCGACGGCCTCGGCAAGTACTACCGCGAGACCATCGAGGAGTCCGGTGCGCAGCCCGTGGACGTGGTCGCTGCGCTGCGTGAGTCCGGCGCGGACGTGCTGATCTGCTACCTGCCGGTCGGGTCGGAGGACGCCGCCAAGTTCTACGCCCAGGCTGCGATCGATGCCGGCGTGGCGTTCGTGAACGCGCTGCCGGTCTTCATCGCGGGCACCAAGGAGTGGGCGGACAAGTTCACGGCCGCCGGGGTGCCGATCGTCGGCGACGACATCAAGTCCCAGGTCGGCGCGACCATCACCCACCGCGTGATGGCGAAGCTGTTCCAGGACCGCGGCGTGGTCCTGGACCGCACGTACCAGCTCAACGTCGGCGGCAACATGGACTTCAAGAACATGCTGGAGCGGGACCGGCTCGAGTCGAAGAAGATCTCCAAGACCCAGGCCGTCACGTCCAACGTGGATCACGACCTCGGTGCGAGGAACGTGCACATCGGCCCCTCGGACTACATCCAGTGGCTCGACGACCGCAAGTGGGCGTACGTGCGCCTCGAGGGCCGTGCGTTCGGCGAGGTCCCCCTGAACCTCGAGTACAAGCTGGAGGTCTGGGACTCTCCGAACTCGGCCGGCATCATCATCGACGCGCTCCGGGCCGCGAAGATCGCCAAGGACCGCGGCATCGGCGGCCCGATCCTGTCCGCGGCCAGCTACTTCATGAAGTCCCCGCCGGAGCAGTACGACGACGAGACCGCCCGGGCGAAGGTGGAGGCCTTCATCCGCGGCGAGATCGAGCGCTGAGCCGGCGCCCCACGCACGCCCGAACGCCCACCGCCGCAGTCCTCCGGCGGTGGGCGTTCGCACGCCGGCCCTGGCCCCTAGATCCGGACCACGAGCTTTCCGGTGGTGTGGCGGGTGGCGAAGTCCGCGACCGCCCGTGGGCCTTCGTCGAGCGTGTAGCGCCGACCGATGTGGGCGCTCAGCTCGCCGCGGGCGGCAGCATCGGCGACCTCCGCCATGCCGCCGAGGCGGCCGTCCATGTCGAGGACGAAACGCAGGTCGACGTCATCACGGCCGAGCCACTCGGGTCGGGTGACGGGGAAGGTGATGCTGATCAGGCGACCACCGACGCGGACCGCGGTCGCCAGCTCGGTGAGCCGGTCACCCGGTCGCACGAGGTTGAAGGCGGCATCGACGTCACGCGGGTACTCGGCCGGGTCATAGCCGATGACCTGCGCCGCGCCGAGTCTGCGGATCGCTTCGGCATCCTCGGGCCTCGTCGTGGCGATCACTCGGGCGACCGGGGCCAGCAGCGGCAGGAGGGTGGTGCCGACGCCGACGGTCGCACCCACGACGAGCACCGTCTCGCCGGGCCGGACCCCGGCGGAGGCCACGAGGGCGCGCGCGGTCAGACCCACCGTCGGCAGCGCGGCAGCCGCCTCGACGTCCAGACCCGACGGGCGGTGGGCGATGAACGGGGTGTCCGCCTCGAAGACGGCGTACTCGGCGAGCGCCCCGGTGCCCAGCGACGGTCGCGCGGCACCGGCCATGTCCCTCAGCGCGCGCGGGAGCGCCTGGCCGAACACCTCGTCGCCCACGCGATAGCCGCTCACCCCGGGGCCGACCTCGCTCACAGTGCCGGCGAAGTCATTGCCGGGGACGTGCGGGAACTCCAGCGGGAACGCGTCACGGAACTCACCACTCGGGACCTTCACGTCGGCGGGGTTGATCGAGGCCGCCCGGATCCGCACCTGGAACTGGCCAGGTCCCGGGCTCGGGGCCGGGATCTCGGCGACCGTGTACGTCTCGGGCGACCCGTAGTCATTGGCGACGACTGCCTTCATGGAGCATCCTCCTCTAAGCGGACCACGCGGTCAGGTTCGGTTGGGCACGCTAGCACCAACCGGACCACGCGGTCGACTTAGTAGGCTGCGGGTGTGACCAGCACCCGTCTCCCACGCGCCGACGCCGCCCGCAACAGGCGGCTACTCCTGGCCGCCGCCGCCGAGGAGTTCGCCGAGCACGGCCTGGACGCTTCCGTCGCCGACATCGCCCGGCGCGCAGGGGTGGGCAAGGGCACGGTCTTCCGCCACTTCGCCACCAAGGACGATCTCATCGCCGCGATCCTCATCGACCGCATGGCGGAGCTGAGCGACCTCGGCGAGCGTCTCCTCGACGCCGATGACGCCGAAGCCGGGCTGCGCGAGTTCCTGACGGCGGCAGCGCGCCAGCGGCAGGAGCGCGACCTCTCCTTCCTCGCCGCCGCGAGCGAGTCGAGCGCCGAGGTGGCCGGCGCGCGGGAGCGGATGCTCGATGCGATCGACCGCCTCGTCGAACGTTCCCGCGCGCAGGGCGTGGTGCGCGACGACATCACCGGCACCGACGTGTTCCTGTTGATGTGCGCCCCGAACTACGTCGCCGGGTACGTGCCGAACGCGTCCCCGGACCTGTGGCGCCGCTACCTCGCGGTGATCCTCGACGGCCTACGGCCCGAGGGCGCCCGTCCGCTCCCGGCCGCGGCACCCGAGCTGACCTGACCGCCGAGGCGGCACGCGTCGGTCAGGTGCGCATGCTCCCGGGCAGCCGACCCCGTGGCGTTCTCGTCGCAGCGCACGGGGCCCACGGCGGTCAGTCGTCGAACAGCTCCGACAGCCAGTGCTCCCGCCGCTTGCGCGGCCGCCGACGGTCCTCGCGGTACGGCTCCTGGTAGCCGTCGTACCCGGGGCGCGGGGGACTCGGGTCCCGCCGTGGGGCCGGGAAGGCCTCGGGCCTGGGCTCTTGACCCCAGGGGGCCGCGGGCGTCGGCGGTCCAGCCGGGAGCTCCGCGGTCGCCCGGTCGAGGATCTTGTCGAGCTCACCCCGGTCCAGCCAGATCCCGCGGCACACGGGGCAGTAGTCGATCTCGACACCGGCACGGTCGCTCATCACGAGCGTCGCGTCGTCGTTCGGGCATTTCATCTCGGTCTCCTCATCTCGACTCCGTGGTCCAACGAGCGCCGCGGCCATCAGGTTCCCGACGCGGAGTCCCGACCGTCGGTGGGCAGTGCGCCGGACGCCGTCGATCGCTAGCGTGGACACCGGAGCCAACCCGAGGGGGATCATGTCGAGCGTGCCGCTGGGCCCGGACGTCACCGGCCCGCTCGCTCCTGGCGGCGCGGGCCACCTACGATCCGCCGCGGCCGCGGCGTAGCCGGGCCGGTTCGACATGCCCGACGGCGTCGCCACGGTTCTCGAGGAGACGTTGCGCGCTCAGTGGGGCCGGCTGCTGGCCCTGCTGGCCGTACGGTTCCGTCGCCTCGATCTCGCCGAGGACGCGCTCGCGGACGCCTTCGAGGCGGCGGCCCGCACGTGGCCGGCCGAGGGGGTGCCGGCGAACCCACCCGCCTGGCTGTTCACGGCGGCCCGGCGCCGCATCCTCGACCGGCTCCGCGCGGAGTCCGTCGCGGCACGCAAGGAGCGCCTACTGGTCGTCGACGCCGCCCTCGCGAGCGCACCGGTGATGGCCGACCCGGGTGGGCTCATCGCCGACGAGCGGCTGCGGCTGGTGTTCCTGTGCGCCCACCCGGTGCTCGCGCCGGAGAACGCCGCTGCCCTGACCCTGCGCCTGGTCCTCGGGATCCCGACGGCGGACGTCGCGGCCCTCTTCCACGTCCCCGAGGCCACCATGGCTGCCCGTCTCACCCGCGCCAAGCGCCGGGTCGCCGACGCAGGTGTCCCGTTCGTGGTCCCCGAGGCACCCGCCCGCGCCGAGCGGCTCGACACCGTGGCGGAGGTCGCCTATCTGACGTTCACGGCCGGGTACGCGCCGGCCACCGGCGAGGCCGCGATCCGTCGTGAGCTGGCGGATGCGGCGGTGCGCCTGGTCCGCACGTTGCGCGAGCTGATGCCGGGTGAGCCCGTGGTGGAGACCCTGCTCGCGCTCGTCCTGCTCCAGCACTCGCGTCGGGACGCCCGCACCGACGCGGCCGGCACCCTCGTGCTGCTTCCCGACCAGGACCGGAGCCGCTGGCACCGCGCCGAGATCGAGGAGGCACTCGCGATCCTGACGCCGCTCGTCACCACCGAGGTGAGCGGGCCGGCGCAGTCATACCTGCTCCAGGGGCTGATCGCGGCCGAGCACGCGATTGCCCCGAGCGCGCCGGCCACCCGGTGGGGCGTGATCGCCGCACACTACGCCGAGCTCGAGCAGCTGACGGGGTCCCCGGTGGTCCGGCTCAACCACGCCGTCGCCGTCGCCGAGGCCCGCGGTCCCGCCGACGGTCTCGCGCTGCTCGAGGGACTCGAGGACCGGTTGCCGCGCAGTCACCGCCTGCCCGCCGTCCGTGGCGAGCTCCTGAGCCGGCTCGGTGACGTCGTCGGTGCCCGAGCCGAGTTCGACCTGGCGATCGAGCGCTGCGCGAACACGGCCGAGGTCGCGTTGCTGCGCGCACGGCGCGCCCGTCCGACCGACTGAACCCTCGCCGTCGGGCCCTGGTGCTGGTGGCAGGATGCACGCCATGGACGGACCCGTCACCCGCGGCACCTGGGGCATGCGCACGAACGTGCTGCGGCGCGGCCAGGGGCACGACTCGAACCGGGTCGGATACATCGAGCTGTTCTTCGACCTGGTGTTCGTCTTCGCGGTGACCCAGCTCTCGCACTCACTCATCACGCACCCGGACCTGACCACCCTCGGGCACACCCTGATCCTCGCGGCCGCCGTCTGGTACATGTGGATCGACACCACCTGGGTGACCAACTGGCTCGACCCCGAGCGGCTCCCGGTGCGGGCCCTGCTCATCACGATGATGCTGTTCGGGCTGGTGATGTCCGGCGCGATCCCCGAGGCATTCGGGCCCAAGGCGCTCCTGTTCGCGGTCACGTTCGTGACGATCCAGGTGGGCCGCTCACTGTTCACGGTCCTCGCGCTGGCCCGGCACTGGCCCGTGAATGCGGTCAACTTCGCGCGGATCACGATCTGGCTGGCCGTGTCCGGAGTCTTCTGGATCGTCGGCGCCCTGGTCGGCGACGACCGGCTGCAGCTGGCCCTGTGGGCACTGGCGGTCGTGATCGACTACTGCGGGCCGCGGGCGATGTTCCGGGTGCCGGTCCTCGGCGCGACGGACCCGGCCACCTGGACGGTGCGTGGGGAGCACATGGCCGAGCGGGTCGGGCTGTTCATGATCATCACGCTCGGCGAGTCGATCATCATCACGGGCTCGGCGTTCGCGGAACTGGACCTCGCCCCGGTCACCGTCGCCGCGTTCCTGGCGGCCTTCGCGAGCACGGTGCTGATGTGGCTGCTCTACTTCGACCGCGCGGAGGGCCGCGCAACGGCCTACTTCGCCGGCTCCGAGCGGACCGGGATGATCGCGCAGACCGGCTACACCTACGTACCCCTGCTGATGGTCCTCGGCATCGTCGGCACCGCCGTCGCGGACGAGTTGGTGCTGCTGCACCCGATGGGGCACGACGGCGTCGGTCACGCCGATCCGTGGACGGCGGGCCTGATCTGTGGTGCCGCGGCCGTCTTCCTGGTCGGCAACGTGCTGTTCCGCCGCGCCACCGGACGAGCCTGGTCGCGCCCGCACCTCGCCGGGGTGGCCGCCCTCGCCCTGCTGTACGCCGCGCACGTGGTGCTCACGCCGCTCGCGCTGAACTGGATCTCCAACGCCGTGCTGCTGGGCGTGATCTGTTGGGACCTGGCCGGCACGGACGATGCGGTCGGGACCGCCCCGGAACCGACCTCGGATCAGTGAGCAAGAGCGTTCACCCGCCTGCCACCGCCGGTTCAGCGGCACCACATAGGGTGCTTGCGTCATCCATTCCACATGGTCAGGAGCATCATGCACGTCTATGCACACCGCGGCGCGTCGATCGAGCTTCCGGAGAATACTCTGGCGGCTTTCGCAAAGGCGCTCGAATACGGCGCCGAGGGAATCGAGCTCGACTGCTACAGGGCGAAGGACGGCCGCGTCGTCGTCATTCATGACGAGACCCTCGACCGCACCACCGATGCCACCGGGCCGGTGAACGAGCGGACGTCGGAGGAATTGCGTCAGGTCGATGCCGGCCAGGGTGAGTATGTGCCGACCCTCGACGAGGTTCTTGCCCTGGTCACAGGGAAGATGCGCGTCAACATCGAGATCAAGGACCCCGAGGCGGTGGACGGCGTGATCGCCGCCGTCGCGGCGTTCGACGACCTCGACTGGTTCGCCTCGTCCGGTCACTGGGACGCCCTCGAGCAGATCCACGAGCGGACCGGTGCGCAGGTGTACCCACTCACGATCGGGACGAAGGAGAACGCCGAGGCGATGCTGGAGCGGTACCGCGACCAGGTCACTCCCGAGCAGGCCGCCGCGCTGGAACGGATCGCGCGGGACTGGACCGACGCCGTCGCGTTCGGCAGGAGCGTGAACGCGCCCGGGATCTCGATCTACGAACAGAACCTCACGCCGGAGATCATCGAAGGCATCCACGCGGCCGGCATGGAGGCGTGGGTGTGGACCGTGAACGATCCGGCGCGCGCCCTGGAGGTGGCCGCGATGGGAGCCGACGCCATCTGCACCGATGCCCCGCGCGAGATCCTGACCGCCCGGGACGCCGCACCGGCAACCGCCTGACCTGATCCGTCGCCGGCCCGCTGAGATCGCACCCATGCCGCTGACCTCGCACCATCACACAGTGCGAGGTCAGCACGGCGGGTGCGAGGTCAGCACGGCGGGTGCGAGGTCAGCACGGCGGGTGCGAGGTCAGCACGGCGGGTGCGAGGTCAGCACGGCAGGTGCGATCTCGACGCCGGCCAGGCGCACCGGGCGGATTCCTGCCGGGCGAGGCAGAGGTCAGGTCCGCCGGGTCCCGGCGAGGCAGAGGTCAGGTCCGCCGGGTCCCGGCGAGCCAGCCGAGCAGCCGGTCCGGCCGGTCGGTGATGATGGCGTCCGCGCCTGCCTCGAGCGCCGCGGCCCAGCCGTCGGGCTCGTTCAGCGTCCAGACCATCGCGCGCAGACCGCGGTCGTGGATGGCGTCGACCGCGCCGAACCCGCCCTCGAGGACATCCGCCCGTGGGTTGCACCAGCGGGCGCCGGTGTCCGTGCACGTCTCGAGGACGTCGTCGGACCAGGTCGCGGTCAGGTACCCCCGCGGCAGATCCGGGGCGAGGTCGCGCGCGAGGCTCAACGACTCGGCGCTGAAGCTCTGCACGATCACCCGGCCGGCCAGGCCGGCGTCGGCGATGGTGGCCAGTTCGCGGCCCAACGCCGAAGCCGTCCACGGACCGCTCACCTCGAGCAGCAGGCCGAGGTCGTCGTACCGAGCGAGGACGCCCAGCACGTCCGCCAACAGCGGCACCGGCGTGCCCGAGTAGGCCGGGTCGAACCAGGACCCGACCTCGAGGCGAGCGACGCCGTCGAGGTCGAGGTCCCGGAGCAGCCCGGACCCGGGCGCGGTCCGCCCCAGCGAGTGGTCATGGAAGACCACCCCGACGCCGTCGACGGTCAGCTGCAGGTCGATCTCGACCAGGTGGGCGCCGGTCCGGGCGGCGCTGACGAGCGCCGCCACGGTGTTCTCCGGCGCCACCGACGAGTTCCCGCGGTGGGCGACGACGAGCGGTGTCACAGGTGCGGTTCGACGTTCTGCTCGAAGGCCCGCTGCAGCTCGTTCGTGAGGTCGGCGAAGACGGGCTCGGCGTCTTCGCCGCTGAGGATGATCCGCTCGAAGTGCTCGGAGATCAGCAGGTCGCCGCCGGGCAGGAGGGCGCGGGCGTAGTCCTGGACCTTCGTGATCTCGAGCTGGTCGATCGGGATCTGACGGTCCGGGACCTCGGCGATGGCCGCCTGCATGGTCTCGGTCTCGATCGCGGCCTTGCGGGTCGGCATGTAGCCGGTGAAGACGGCCCACCTGGCCGAGTTCTCGGGGGTGGTGAGGTGGCGCAGGAGCATTCCGCCGGCGAGCTGCTTCTCCGGGGTCGGCCCGGAGATCGTGAGCCCGTTCCCTCCGGTCGGGACCCGGGGTGCGTCAGCCGGGATTGTGCCGCCGGGCATGAAGGCGACGCCAAGGGTCGGGAGCATCTCGCGGTAG
Coding sequences within:
- a CDS encoding RNA polymerase sigma factor — protein: MPDGVATVLEETLRAQWGRLLALLAVRFRRLDLAEDALADAFEAAARTWPAEGVPANPPAWLFTAARRRILDRLRAESVAARKERLLVVDAALASAPVMADPGGLIADERLRLVFLCAHPVLAPENAAALTLRLVLGIPTADVAALFHVPEATMAARLTRAKRRVADAGVPFVVPEAPARAERLDTVAEVAYLTFTAGYAPATGEAAIRRELADAAVRLVRTLRELMPGEPVVETLLALVLLQHSRRDARTDAAGTLVLLPDQDRSRWHRAEIEEALAILTPLVTTEVSGPAQSYLLQGLIAAEHAIAPSAPATRWGVIAAHYAELEQLTGSPVVRLNHAVAVAEARGPADGLALLEGLEDRLPRSHRLPAVRGELLSRLGDVVGARAEFDLAIERCANTAEVALLRARRARPTD
- a CDS encoding zf-TFIIB domain-containing protein — translated: MKCPNDDATLVMSDRAGVEIDYCPVCRGIWLDRGELDKILDRATAELPAGPPTPAAPWGQEPRPEAFPAPRRDPSPPRPGYDGYQEPYREDRRRPRKRREHWLSELFDD
- a CDS encoding transglycosylase domain-containing protein — its product is MIPPASGAGSGAQWKKTATARSEQPTRRTTTTRSAAAPSGRSAKSGRKARAKKGYKGRPYQQPRRFWNYPRPNKGPIHRWLPSWRFVLGTFVTFLLLGVGLFVYAYQMTDVPEPEDVALAEGSTVYFADGTTPMGTFAEVNREIIDDPSALPDHVGQAIVASEDRRFYSNAGVDPIGIARALWNNLRGNPTQGGSTLTQQYVERYYTGQTSSYADKFREAILAIKIDREQSKDEILGNYMNTIYFGRGAYGIERAAQEYFGHSAAELTLSESALIAGIIPSPSNWDPAISPEQAEVRWNRTLDFMVDGGFITEAERNAQEFPATIEPTRTDTYAGPTGYLLEMIRVELLEAGLTADQIDGGGLDIVSTIDPELQQAAITASQNVPEDTPEGVRVALTSIDNETGAIVALYGGADYLTIQRNAATQDVAQGGSTFKVFGLIAALESGVSLEERYASYSPMDFDGYEVRNFDRINRGNIDLVEATENSVNTVYVQLNSDVGPERLVDVAHRLGIPEETVIDPVPANVLGPAAPHPADMAEAYSTIASGGVHRDRFIVASATTGDGQVLYTGGSEGEQEFEADVIADATYAMQQVVESGTGETASEIGRPAAGKTGSSNDYRSAWFVGFVPQITTSVAMYQVGENGEEVSMVDGFGGVSPISGGSFPTDIWTEYMTTAVADLPVEEFPERTEPERPTWQPTQEPTTPEPTEEPTTEEPTQEPTTPEPTEEPTTEEPTEEPTTEEPTEEPTEEPTDEPTDEPTNGTGLPGWGDLFTPPGRTDP
- a CDS encoding inositol-3-phosphate synthase, which encodes MSTIRVAIAGVGNCAASLVQGVHFYAGADPSASVPGLMHVEFGPYHVRDIEFVAAFDVDAKKVGFDLSEAILASENNTIKICDVPPLDVPVQRGHTLDGLGKYYRETIEESGAQPVDVVAALRESGADVLICYLPVGSEDAAKFYAQAAIDAGVAFVNALPVFIAGTKEWADKFTAAGVPIVGDDIKSQVGATITHRVMAKLFQDRGVVLDRTYQLNVGGNMDFKNMLERDRLESKKISKTQAVTSNVDHDLGARNVHIGPSDYIQWLDDRKWAYVRLEGRAFGEVPLNLEYKLEVWDSPNSAGIIIDALRAAKIAKDRGIGGPILSAASYFMKSPPEQYDDETARAKVEAFIRGEIER
- the rpsF gene encoding 30S ribosomal protein S6, whose protein sequence is MRQYELMVILDPEIDERTVAPSLDKFLGVITTGGGSVDKIDIWGKRRLAFEIAKRSEGIYAVVNLTATSELAQELDRQLGLNESVLRTKLIRPDAH
- a CDS encoding TetR/AcrR family transcriptional regulator, yielding MTSTRLPRADAARNRRLLLAAAAEEFAEHGLDASVADIARRAGVGKGTVFRHFATKDDLIAAILIDRMAELSDLGERLLDADDAEAGLREFLTAAARQRQERDLSFLAAASESSAEVAGARERMLDAIDRLVERSRAQGVVRDDITGTDVFLLMCAPNYVAGYVPNASPDLWRRYLAVILDGLRPEGARPLPAAAPELT
- a CDS encoding NADP-dependent oxidoreductase, which codes for MKAVVANDYGSPETYTVAEIPAPSPGPGQFQVRIRAASINPADVKVPSGEFRDAFPLEFPHVPGNDFAGTVSEVGPGVSGYRVGDEVFGQALPRALRDMAGAARPSLGTGALAEYAVFEADTPFIAHRPSGLDVEAAAALPTVGLTARALVASAGVRPGETVLVVGATVGVGTTLLPLLAPVARVIATTRPEDAEAIRRLGAAQVIGYDPAEYPRDVDAAFNLVRPGDRLTELATAVRVGGRLISITFPVTRPEWLGRDDVDLRFVLDMDGRLGGMAEVADAAARGELSAHIGRRYTLDEGPRAVADFATRHTTGKLVVRI
- a CDS encoding PadR family transcriptional regulator, producing MASRGEVLELAILGQLRGSPLHGYELRKRLNATLGMFRALSYGSLYPCLRALQGGGWIQPVDTAALPHALAGKRTRIVYELTDSGRDRLGDSLARAEPAAWDDETFDVRFSLFSDTDAETRLRILEGRRMRMVERHEVMRQHAQRSRERRDRYTLALQQHGLDQIEREVRWLEDLIHAERHPDTPTAPTPSDTTGPPPTRPGRTGAEPLTTTSTTHSKEQG
- a CDS encoding low temperature requirement protein A; amino-acid sequence: MDGPVTRGTWGMRTNVLRRGQGHDSNRVGYIELFFDLVFVFAVTQLSHSLITHPDLTTLGHTLILAAAVWYMWIDTTWVTNWLDPERLPVRALLITMMLFGLVMSGAIPEAFGPKALLFAVTFVTIQVGRSLFTVLALARHWPVNAVNFARITIWLAVSGVFWIVGALVGDDRLQLALWALAVVIDYCGPRAMFRVPVLGATDPATWTVRGEHMAERVGLFMIITLGESIIITGSAFAELDLAPVTVAAFLAAFASTVLMWLLYFDRAEGRATAYFAGSERTGMIAQTGYTYVPLLMVLGIVGTAVADELVLLHPMGHDGVGHADPWTAGLICGAAAVFLVGNVLFRRATGRAWSRPHLAGVAALALLYAAHVVLTPLALNWISNAVLLGVICWDLAGTDDAVGTAPEPTSDQ